From one Callithrix jacchus isolate 240 chromosome 2, calJac240_pri, whole genome shotgun sequence genomic stretch:
- the NEUROG1 gene encoding neurogenin-1: MPAPLETCISDLDCASSSSSSSSSDLSGFLTDEEDCARLQPPASASGPPAPVRRGAPSTSRASEVPGAQDEEQERRRRRGRARVRSEALLHSLRRSRRVKANDRERNRMHNLNAALDALRSVLPSFPDDTKLTKIETLRFAYNYIWALAETLRLADQGLPGSGARERLLSPQCVPCLPGPPSPASDAESWGSGAAASPSAAAASPLSDPSSPAASEDFTYGPGDPIFSFPGLPKDLLHTTPCFIPYH, from the coding sequence ATGCCAGCCCCTCTGGAGACCTGCATCTCCGACCTCGACTgcgccagcagcagcagcagcagcagcagcagtgaccTGTCCGGCTTCCTCACCGACGAGGAAGACTGTGCCAGGCTCCAACCGCCAGCCTCCGCCTCGGGGCCGCCCGCGCCGGTCCGCAGGGGCGCGCCCAGTACCTCCCGGGCGTCGGAGGTTCCAGGGGCCCAGGACGAGGAGCAGGAGCGGCGGCGGCGCCGCGGCCGGGCGCGGGTGCGCTCCGAGGCACTGTTGCACTCGCTGCGCAGGAGCCGGCGCGTCAAGGCCAATGATCGCGAGCGCAACCGCATGCACAACTTGAACGCGGCGCTGGACGCACTGCGCAGTGTGCTGCCCTCGTTCCCCGACGACACCAAGCTCACCAAGATCGAGACGCTGCGCTTCGCCTACAACTACATCTGGGCTCTGGCCGAGACACTGCGCCTGGCGGATCAAGGGCTCCCCGGAAGCGGTGCCCGGGAGCGCCTCCTATCACCACAGTGCGTCCCCTGCCTGCCCGGACCCCCAAGCCCCGCCAGCGACGCGGAGTCCTGGGGCTCAGGTGCCGCCGCCTCTCCcagcgccgccgccgcctccccaCTCTCTGACCCCAGCAGCCCCGCCGCCTCCGAAGACTTCACCTACGGCCCCGGCGACCCCATTTTCTCCTTCCCAGGCCTGCCCAAAGACTTGCTCCACACGACGCCTTGTTTCATCCCTTACCACTAG